The following are encoded in a window of Fluviibacter phosphoraccumulans genomic DNA:
- a CDS encoding type II toxin-antitoxin system HicB family antitoxin has product MKYLIAIEPPASANEAWGVVVPDLEGCFSASDTGVDEAIENAKEAMELWIETALDSGMDIPAPSSITQLQQDRQYKGWIWAVAEIDPALLSNEIERVNITLPKRVLTRLDNKAKAAGETRSGFIALLALTA; this is encoded by the coding sequence ATGAAATATCTAATAGCTATTGAGCCACCAGCATCGGCTAACGAGGCTTGGGGTGTTGTTGTGCCTGATCTGGAAGGCTGCTTCTCTGCGTCTGATACCGGTGTGGATGAAGCGATTGAAAATGCTAAGGAAGCTATGGAGCTCTGGATTGAAACCGCTTTAGATTCTGGAATGGATATTCCTGCGCCCAGTTCGATTACACAGCTGCAACAGGATCGCCAGTACAAGGGCTGGATCTGGGCAGTTGCAGAGATTGATCCTGCGTTGCTATCAAATGAGATTGAACGTGTGAACATTACCTTGCCGAAGCGTGTGCTGACACGGTTGGATAACAAGGCAAAGGCAGCGGGTGAGACGCGATCGGGATTTATTGCGCTTCTTGCACTGACAGCTTAA